Part of the Chanodichthys erythropterus isolate Z2021 chromosome 13, ASM2448905v1, whole genome shotgun sequence genome is shown below.
ATCTCGATGAGGTTGCGGTGGCAGAAGCAGGCGGCTCTGTAGTCCACGTGAACCGGAGGAGGCAGTAACAGCTGAGAGCGCTGGTCTGCGTCCGGCAGAAACACCCACTGACACACGAGAGAAGCACGACACCGTTCTTCACAACATTAAACAAACAGCCTGCTGGGATACATGATAAATGTGCAAAAACACGTGTCTCACCAACAAATACTGTGCCAGAGCGATCTTTTGAGGAATCCTGAGATACAGGCCTCCGGTGATGTCACAAGCCTGTCGAGAAACAGTGTTTCACACTCAATcacatcaaattaaataattagatGCTGAAAACGGCATGATTGTAAATATAAAGTTTGACTGAAACTTTTTCATCAGTTTTATTTGAGCACtaaataattcatatgcagAAGTGACAAACCTTTTATGATTGTCATGATTTTTGTTCAAAGTTGAAACAAGTACAAATATAAACAGTGCTACTTCTTGTTTCTACTTTAAACAAAAATCACTTCTTCATGTCCTTGAAATGTTTATGACTTGTAGAAAGATGGACATTTAGTTCACCTAagaatgaaaatcctgtcatcattcaccctcatgtcaccaACCCTGATGCatgtgactttctttcttcagataaacactttatttttaagatttttaggTAGGAGTTTATTTTTTTGAACTACTATGATTTTGTTCCACACACCCTTATCGTTTGGCATCAGAAGACATTGATCCGTATGGCAGCAGACATTCAATAGCATTATGTGGACTCAGAGATGGATTATTTTCCTAAAAATCTTCCTTTGTTTATCTGAAGGAAGAAAGTCATTTCTatgatggcatgagggtgagtaaatgagagaaatgtttatttttgggtgaactaaccctagaTCTAGAtacacatttaatttatttcttcatTGTCTGAACAATCGTGTGGCATTATTCAAATCCATGATCAGTTTTCTACACACTGAtgtttcatcatcatcatcatcatctgtaGGATCATATTTACTGTGTAACTGAACAATGACATCAGTAAAAACAGTCGGTCTCATACGCTGATCAGACACAGTACCTGCTGCAACAGTCCGGAGTCGCTGTCCAGCACACAGGCGTCAATCAGGATATTCTTCAACAGAATCATGGAGCATATAAATATATCAACATCAGAAGAGCACATGATTAGATCTGAAGATGTTAGTTCAGCTGTTATTCCCACCTTCTTCTGAGCAGCGAAGATGACGTTCATGAAGTTCATGTACTGTAATGTGGAATCCTCAGACGCTTTAATCACCTGAAACCACAATTAAACGCGTCAGTGCAGTCACACAACTAAACACTGCATGTGTGCGGCTAAACCTGAAGAAGAGCTTACCAGAATCCGTGATTTCACTTCCTGTCCAGCTGTAGGTCAAAAGCATGAGAGAATTCAGttcactaaataaaaatattcagatCTATTTAATTAAAACCGCTAGGAAATCTATCAATCTTGTGTGCTTCGATTTCACTGGAAGAGATGATTATGGAAACTTGTTTCCAACActaaagaaaacagaaaaaggtaattgtgactaatttaatcacaattgcgagttataaagttagaattgtgagaaataaacttgcaattgcgagaaagtcaaaattatgaggaaaaagtcagaattatcttttaaacttttattgtgGTGGGAACAAGCTTCCACAGATGTTCAGGAGGAAATGAGTTCACCTTGTACATCCTTCGAGACCCGATGAATGTCTGAGAGTCAAAGGTTAATGAAAACTGTGTGTTTGCACATATTAAAGTGAAGTTAGCAGTGATGAGAGGATACAGCACAGAGCTCTGGAGAGAGAGACGGCCAGCAGCGTGTCTGTCTGAGTGCCGCTGACCTCTGCTGCGAaccacaacaaacacacacttatCCTCTGTATgatctcacacactcacacacacacacacacacacacacacacacacacacacacacacacacacacacacacacacacacacacacacacacacacacacacacacacacttatccTCTGTAtgatctctcacacacacacacacacacacacacacacttatccTCTGTATgatctcacacactcacacacacacacacacacacacacacacacacacacacacacacacacttatccTCTGTAtgatctctcacacacacacacactcacacacacactcacacacacacacactcacacacacacacacacacacacacacacacacacactcacacacacacacacacacacacacacacacacacacacacacacacacacacacacacacacacacacacacacacacacacacacacacacacacacacacacacacacacaaacacaccaaacACTCACAGCATTAGATATTAGGATAAATGCATCAAAACTGTCATCGcgagaaaaacatttatgaaactAACCCATTTACTTTCATAACACCATCACAATTAAATCATTAGATAACTTACTTCTCTCCATGAGTTTCCGAATCTCTTCCGCAAACAGATCATTGGTGGCTGACAGAAGCTCATATTTGCCATCAGTACTTGCAGAAATGTCCTCCCCTGACCTCCACTGCTTACTGGGATACAGGAAGTGGCTTGACGACAAAACATTAGTAGAGTTTTAGTCTATCTTAGTATACTATATggacaaaagtattgggacacatctcttaaaaattattaaatgcagGTGTTTCAATGCCACCTTTACAATGAGTCAGTTCATGAAGTCTCATCCCTGCTAGATATATTCCACAGTCTGTAAGTGGAATTATTGGAAAGTGGAAGCGTTTAGGAACAGCAGCGATTCATGTAAAAGTCTCAGAGCGTACCGGTCACGAGTGTGTAAAAGTCGCCAACGCTCGGCTGATTCAACAGCTGAACAGTTACAAAGTTCCTCTGGCATTAATATCAGCGCAGGAACTGTGCGGCGGAGCTtgatggccgagcagctgcaggAAAGCCTCACGTCAGCAGGCGTCGGATGGAGTGACTGGAGCAGTGGAAAGATGAATCACACTCCTCTGTTCGTCAGTCTGATGGGCGAGTCTGGGTTTGGAGGACGCCAGGAGAACGTTCCCTGCATTACTGTAAAGTGCTGGAGGagggatgatgatgatgatgatggggcTGTTTTTCAGGGATTGAAGGGAAATCTTAACGCTTCAGCATTCCAACACATTTTGGACAATGCTATGCTTCCAACTTAGTGGAAATATTGTGGAAAACCTTCCCAGAAGAGTGAAGCTGATATTGCTGCACTGGGAACAACTCCATACTAATGTCCATGAATTCAGAAATACAATGATAATACAACTCCTGTCGGCGTCCCAATACTATTATCcacagagagagtgtgtgtgtgtgtgtgtgtgtgtgtgtgtgtgtgtgtgtgtgtgtgtgtgtgtgtgtgtgtgtgtagtgaaCATGAAGGTATCAGTGATGTTCTACCTCTCCTGATACAGGTTTGCAATCACGGCTAGTTTGTTGGTTCTGGACATCACCAGATGAGCATTAGCCAGCACCATTAAAGCGTCCAGACATGTCGAAAGAGTGAACTGAAAGAAAAGGAGCAAAGGTTCATTTTAATGGGCAATAAGGATAAACTGGAAAGCATTGTGGATCAATGGATTTGGGTTATGTGACCTTCGGTTCTCTCTGAGCCTGCTGACCCCACCAGACCGGGTTCACATCCAGAACCAGCACCAGAACATTGATTTCGTCATCTGTACACATTAGTGATGATCATGTTCACATTTATCACGTGTTTCACATCAACGCAGATCATGTGTGTCAACATTAGGACTCTTCCTCCTGTTTTTATGAAACCGGTCAATGCAAAGCTGTTTTCTTGTTAACATTTCCAAACcctgctttatatgatgaactaACCTGAGGCCATCGCTGCGATTCCCGGTTCTCTACATCACTATAAACAGCGTTTCAGTGATATTCTTATTCAGCATGTCGAAAGCTGTGCCGTTCAGACATCTTCTTCTGTAGATTCACCAGCAGATGCGAACTACTTCAGCAGGTGCACAGCGCCACCTCCTGTGCTGGAGAGggaaatatctatctatctatctatctatctatctatctatctatctatctatctatctatctatctatctatctatctatctatctatctatctatctatctatctatctatctatctatctatctatctatctatctatctatctatctatctatctatctcacaTTAGTAGAGTATAAATAAGTTCGTGTTGTTTGGCTCTAGTCCTGTAGGTGGCGACACACATCACAGGCGGTCCATCCGTCATGAAATGAGGGACACGAAGAAGAAAGTGCATGTCCACTTGTGCCGTGTGTAACATTAGCGCTGCTAATCTGAAggaaagtaaatataaaataaacattattctGTTGGCAGAGTCGCTGATGAAAACAGAGagtgaaataaacacattattcTGTTGACTGATAAAGTGTTGAGAGCAGATTGCATCAGAAACACGCTTTAATATGGAGGAGAGAGGTgagttattattatattattatatagttGAATTATTATAATGATGTTCTGTGTTCAGTTTATGATTCATTCTATCACATCCTTATTTCTGTCGGATATTCCTGTGTTTTATTCACTCACTGTCAGTGACTAGTAGTTAATGTTTATAGGTTAAActatatattcataaatattactgaaaataatttaaattattaatagttTTGATAGCTGatataattacattatatacattattaGTTAGGGTCTAGAATGttaacacttcacaataaggtctcattattaGCCAACATGAACCAGAAATGAGCAATAtgattttttattcatctttattATTGTAGGttaataaaatacagttgttgattatttgttcatgttaaGAAAGTAaactttactgtaaagtgttactaaaaATTCAGCAGAAAACCCCAGAAtcttttttatatttcagtATATTCTCCGAATGtgaattttttgttgtttactttCATTTGTTCCAACACTAAATGAATCCGTGACTGTTTCTCCCAGAGCTGGTGGAATATTTCCGGACACAGATCGGGGAGGACCCGGACGTGGCGTCAGCGGTGGCTGCTATCCGATCGCTGCTGGAGTTCCTGAAGCGGGATCAGAGTGAGTTGGTCTCGTTTTCACACTCAGGTGTTCAGATATGTGAGGTCACGTGACCCGTGCTGTCCTCCTCAGGTGAGACGATCCTGGGCCTGAGAGAGAACATGACGCAGGCCATCCTCCGGCTGCAGGAGACGGATTCATCAGTGGCCGTGTCGTCTGGAGGAGAGCTGTTCCTGCGCTTCATCAGTCTGACCTCACTGGAGCATCCGGTCAGTTctgcatcacacacacacacacacacacacacacacacacacactcacacacacacacacacacacacacacacacacacacacacacacacactcactcactcactcactcactcacacacacacacacacacacacacacacacacacacacacacacacacacatacacatacacacacacacacacacacacacatgtttgttttgtgaattgtggggactttccataggccacaatgcattttatactgtacaaactgtactttCTAaccccctacccctaaacctaaccatcacaggaaactgtgcacacctttattttctcacaaaaacatcatttagtatttttattaattcatttacattgtggggactgGTGGctggtgaactcaggtttatattacatcgtggggacatttggctaaccccacaatgtaatataaacaaactcacacacacacacacacactcacacactcacacacacactcactcactcactcactcactcactcactcactcactcactcactcactcactcacacacacacacacacacacacacactcactcactcactcactcactcactcactcactcactcactcactcacacacacacacactcactcactcactcactcactcactcactcactcactcactcactcacacacacacacacacacacacacacacacacacacacacacacacacacacatatatatacacacacacacaaacttttatgttagatgtgattattCACAATTAATCGTTTTGACAGCacaagaaataagaaaaataatatttttttttatgaaatgaaGCAGTTTATTGagacatttaaacagaaaagttttttaTGGCTctgatatagtgagaatatggaggaaaaacaccttcattttattcaaaggccaaaactgagaaaatgtgcAATTTTGTGCATCTGTTGATATTTATGTAGagtttgtaatgtaaatcacaCATTACAgtataaatgcatataaatcTCAGTCATCACTCTATATCTGAAttagatgatatttaaatgcttagttttatgatcaaagctctgtagttttaaaacatataatgcaataaaatacaatGATTGACAGATATAATTAAGCCCgatgatcatatttgatacatctgaacatgattttaaaaaaaatgatgtacTGAAAAAAATTTCACAGTAAAAACTCAAGTGAAGCACGAGCTGAAGGTGGACATTTTTACTTGCTATTAAACTCTGGATCAGACGACAGGAGAAGAGTGGAGGCCTTCAGAAGTGTGAATACGGATATGAGTTATGATTTCATCCTGCACTCAGGGTTTAAAGGGTTGAAAGTGACGAGTTATGCTGCTCTTATGTGTTAAAATGAGAAGTTGTTTTGTGAAAGTTTTTCCTTCAGTGTGACTGACCGCGTGATGTTCGCTGTGTTTCTGCCGCAGGATCTCTCCCAGTGTAAGAATGTGATGATAGAGAGAGGAGAACTCTTCCTGAAGAAAATATCCCTCTCCAGGGGCAAAGTGGGAAAACTGTGCCACACCTTCATCAAAGATGGAGCTGTAAGTACAGAAGAAGATGTTTTTCTGTCGTTATTTTGGAGACGCTCTTATATCTGCCTTCCATCTGCAGAAAATCCTCACACACTCGTCATCACGAGTCGTTCTGAAGGTTCTGGAGAACGCGGCAGCTGATCACAAACGTTTCACAGTCTATGTCACTGAATCACAGCCGGATTCAGCAGGGTGAGTCTCCATCGCATGGCCGTCTGCTCTCCTGCCCTACAGAGACGACATGCACAACTCTGGAGTCAACCTTCGATTGAATTCTGATTCATGTCCATTTTTCACTCCCAGAAACTGTAGTTAATAAGTTAAACTAGTGTATAAATCTACATCATTAGTCAGTGTGTCAGCGTGAATGACTAGTGAGTGTTATAATTAGGCTCGTTAGGGTCGTGTCCGTCACGTATTCGTCAGATTTGTTCCTTAGTGAATATATATGGACACCAAAGTCGTGTCTCAAATAGCACACTATTCACTTGAACGCTGCGCTAATGTACTcaaccgtgtgtgtgtgtgtgtgtgaaccaATCAACATCAGAGTCTGAAGCCCCGCCCTCTCCGTTACGTAcagtaattaaagctgcgacggTCGAGAGCGTGAAGTGTCCAACGTTCCACACTTAGTTGTTTCTGTAAATAATTACATCATTCCGGGATTTGAAGTGTAGTTTTTCCGTCTGGATTGTTCAGTGTGAACACGCTTCTCTCACTGATTATACTTTAAAACGACAGAATCGTGCACAAGTACGTCAGGTGAGACACACTTAAAGACTAGGATAAGATCCCTTAAAACACTTCATGTGCGTGCTCACTGGGTGTTTGACGGGTGATACACTAATGGATAAATCAGACACACCCACATTTAATGGAGGCTTTTGCATGTTGTTATTATACTGAAAGTAACCgtgtacattttatatatatatatataaagcttgCTATcaaagtatgtgtgtgtgtttgtacagtGTTTATATGATGCAAtcttttatgaatatttttccCTGTTGTCCTTTAGTGAACTTATGGCTCAGAAACTACGCAAACTCAACATACCCGTCACAGTCGTGCTCGACGCTGCAGTCGGGTTAGTGTTGaagttttgtttctgtttttacaTCAAAATGGCCTCTTAACTGCTTTAATTCTCAAGCAGCTCAAATCAATGTTTAAATTCTCTAAATTatgatgttgacatgcattctctgtaaagctgctttgaaacaatatgtattttgaaaagtgctatacgaataaatgtgaattgaattgaattgaattcaaTTCAATAATCGCTTGTTCCAGAGTTAATCCATTAGTTATCAGAAATGTCTACAATATaaagatttttatatattatttttagcaCATTTATCCAGCATGAAACTGTGGATATGGTTGTGGTGTGATTGCAGGTACATCATGGAGAAGGTGGACCTGGTGATTGTCGGCGCTGAGGGTGTTGTGGAGAGTGGAGGTGTTATAAACAAGGTCAGAAACACACTTGTGTTGTGTACACTACAGGGGAATCCACTTATTCTGCAACATGAAAACTGTGATTCATTAGCCGCTACAGGGAAACAACTAGAAGAATAAAGTGCAGTAAACGGTTAAAGTGTGTTTATAATTACAACAATAAGAAATAAGCGTTTCAAATATCAAGCTAATATTACAGCTAAAAAATAACTGGAAGCGGATGAGACCAGAAGCCTCGACACATTCAAAAAAGAGGTGGATAGGGTTaaaattaatatacattaataGATATCACTATACTTCTCCAGATTAATCACAGTACATTAAGACCTCGTTTACACAACACtctttcaactaaaaactgaaaaatttgtgcaagtttttgaaagcGATACTGTGattgtctctgtgtaaactacaaaaatgttgTAAGAACTGTTTGAAaactgtgacgtcatgtgcttGAGTATCACATGTTCATTCTACTGGTGcctagtgtttctttacaaagtgacatcgccatctactggcctggcagcagaatacagcgtttttagtcattcCGTCATCCGTACACAAAATTTTCAAAAACgtttgtttttagtacatcgctGTCCTGTTAATGTGCCCTACGACAGCtgttttgtattacaagttttctgacATGttgaaatatgcaaatgagcctttgtctaattaaatatgcactcatttgcatacatttccagaACAGAAATCTGAACATTGGATAAAATCAAGCTAAAAATtcttcagttgattttattGACATCATATTCAGaactccataaatcagaaaatactgtcaacatttactgtgaaaatcatgtttttagTAATAAAATATCATATAAATCAggcgaatgatatatgaacaaaCCTTCAGAATATTGATAGGAATAAAGTTGTAAAATTTGGTGTGTAAAGTTGCCGAAGTGGAGATTTCTGTCCTCTGTAAATTGATAAAgtctaataaaataaacacttaaatatGTATTATGGATGTTTTGCCTGTAGCGTCTTGCCttaaaacaaaatgcatttatttctttGATTGATCAGATTCTTCCATTTTATGTCCCAGATCGGCACCTATCAGATGGCTGTGTGTTCCAAGGCGCACAACAAACCATTTTATGTGGTGGCAGAAAGTTTCAAGTTTGTGCGACTCTACCCACTTAATCAGCAAGACGTACCCGATAGATTCAAGGTAAATCTGCGTTCACACCATGATGTAATTGAGATGACAAAACATGTGACGTTCTGTCAACACACatatgaatctgcagcagtcaggtggtacaagtagctctcagaaaattcccggtttacaagctgtaattcCCAGTTCGACGAGGACACGAACACTTTTTACCAGTCTGAATCTCATAATTACGACATGCAGTGAACAGACCTTAAGTGAGTTTAAACACTTAttatacataaacataaaatctctctgtctgtcagtATAAAGCAGATGTCCTGAAAACAGCAGAAGATCTCAACCAGGAGCACCCGATGATCGACTACACCCCTCCGTCCCTCATCACGCTCCTCTTCACTGACCTCGGGGTGCTgacgccctctgctgtcagcgACGAGCTCATCAAACTCTAcctatgatgatgatgatgatgatgatgatggctCTTCATAAAGCATTTAAATCAATGCACAAATGTATAGATTTGAAATGCTCCGCTAACTGAAAGATCCTGAATGTGGAGAGAACGCCTCAGCTCACCAATCCtgaatttaacattaaattatcTGCTTTAAGTGAATTTCATGTGCCCTTCTCACTCAGAAAACTCACATGCTGCACTTATAAAAcggttacatttattttaaacgaCTCGCTACATTTACACATCATTAGAAACTCGTTCAGGTAGAGGATAAACAGGATCGATATGATGTTCAGGTGTTTCGAGCCTTGAAACATTTACAAGGTGATGTGTATGATCgtttaatgttaaaatactttatacatgctttattaataatttgtaGAGACAATTATTAGCAGGTTAgttcatttaattcaatttcatTTCTATGAACAAGAAGTGCTAAAGCCAACTTCGTTTTTTTCATATATAGGCTTGGAATGCATTTCAAAGAAGTTGCCAACAGATGCTAAAATAATTTATGGTGGCTTCTGGGAAAACATGCTGTCTGCCAAATGAAGTTATAAACCACACGAGAATGTTTAAACACTTACTGTACCTGTTGACACACATCTTTCTGCCTGGATCAAATGCAGATGGCTACGTTCACAAACGTTTTTGCATAAATAAATTAGTATTGTAACAGGCAACAGCAATTTCAACCCCCTCATAATCATTCAAAACGATCAGAAGAATCATGGGGAGACGAAAGGATGTTCTTCACAATAGCAGTGGCTAATTCAAGGGAATTTGTCCTCAGGATGGTCCATGAGAGACTTTATCCAGCTGGTCCCATTGATCAGTTTGGTGGTTGCAATAATGTACTCAGTCCCACTATCTTCCATATTAGACAGGAAGCGCAGAGCAGCGATTTCAGCGTAAGTCACACCGCCGATGAAGAAGACCAGGGTGGTTCTGTTTTCTCCTGGCTGACCTACAAATGAACGATTACAGTTAGACAAATATTACAACCATATGCATAACTTTATTTCCCCAAATGTACTTCACAATACacatcgtttcaaagcagctttacagaaaaatgGTACTGTTTATAATATCTTGATATCTTCACGCCGGGAGATGATATAGTTACATTTAGTGATGATGAAAGCAATGAAGCAGTTGAGATTTGCTACATATTATATATCGTTTTACATGAGTTGGACGTACTTATATATGCAACTTTCTATAACGAGATGGTAATACGGTTTACTTCTTTATGACGATATAAACAATCGTGCAGCTGAGATTTACCATGTAGTATATAATGTTTTACTTGAGTGTATTCTGTATACAggtaaaatatgatttaaaaaaaaaaatctatatagcTGAACGATAATGTAGTTATTGtagttataatataaaataatagacTAGGATAATATAGTTATAATATAGTGtcctttatattatatatttgctTTATGTATCAATGTTCTAATGTTTCAGATGCATTCTAATGATAGATAATTTGACAAGCATCACTGATCTGAAATGACAATCATGTCATGCTCCTCACGACTTACGCTTCTTGTGAAGGCCTGTGGGAACCTGCTGTCTTTCTTCAAAGTGTGGGCCGGGCAGCATCTTCAGCACCTCCTCGATGCTCCGCCAGCCGGGCCGCGCCAGCACCTGAGTCAGACGCACGCTGAGCGGAGCGTAGCCGCTGTACACGTACGAGATGTCGTTGGGGTTCTGGGGGAAAGTCAGCTCGCTTTAGTCACTCAGCAAACCATGACAACACGTATTCCTTGGATGAGCCATCATCAACAGCTAAAAACagtacactttttaaaaagaaattgatTTGTACATTCGTCATCACATCAAGCAAACATGTATAAATTACCATGTACTGAGACATGCCTACACATATATATTCTCAAAACTTAGAGGTTACGCTCAGTACTTCAGGTCGGGTCGGGActattttcaattaaataaaaacactgaATCTGATCAGGACAAACCTGTTCATTGGCATCCTCCATCCACAGTTTGAGTGTTTTCCTGATGGTGGGGTAGTTGTTCCTCATGGTGCTTTGAGGTTTGAGTAACCCAACCTTCTCCAAGTTCTTGAGGGTCAGAATGTGCTCGTATCCATACGTCTAAAccaacaaagcacaaacatgaaaAATGTCTAACACATTAAATTGTTCTCTAAAGGCTCTAAAGACCCTGATATACTTCAAGCTAAAATCGACGAACGAACTGGTGTGacgtcattttgaacaaaatcaggccgaAACGAATATCGTTTGGGGAGTTTGAAAGCGCTTTCCAAAGCTACGTTTCCAGAAAAGTTTGTTTCTGGCTGGTAAACACATTCAAACTACCACTGGTCTGTGGTGATGATGTAATAGGTGGGTGTGGCTCTGATGCTCCGCCTTCTTTGACGTATAAATCTTCTGcggttcatttcttctgttcagtcccTCAAGGTCAGACGTCCGcgagtaaaaa
Proteins encoded:
- the gtf2h3 gene encoding general transcription factor IIH subunit 3 isoform X3 gives rise to the protein MASDDEINVLVLVLDVNPVWWGQQAQREPKFTLSTCLDALMVLANAHLVMSRTNKLAVIANLYQESHFLYPSKQWRSGEDISASTDGKYELLSATNDLFAEEIRKLMERTGQEVKSRILVIKASEDSTLQYMNFMNVIFAAQKKNILIDACVLDSDSGLLQQACDITGGLYLRIPQKIALAQYLLWVFLPDADQRSQLLLPPPVHVDYRAACFCHRNLIEIGYVCSVCLSIFCNFSPICTTCETAFKMPLPQVAKTKKKKVKTTN
- the gtf2h3 gene encoding general transcription factor IIH subunit 3 isoform X2; the encoded protein is MASDDEINVLVLVLDVNPVWWGQQAQREPKFTLSTCLDALMVLANAHLVMSRTNKLAVIANLYQESHFLYPSKQWRSGEDISASTDGKYELLSATNDLFAEEIRKLMERKVSGTQTDTLLAVSLSRALCYIHRVSKDVQAGQEVKSRILVIKASEDSTLQYMNFMNVIFAAQKKNILIDACVLDSDSGLLQQACDITGGLYLRIPQKIALAQYLLWVFLPDADQRSQLLLPPPVHVDYRAACFCHRNLIEIGYVCSVCLSIFCNFSPICTTCETAFKMPLPQVAKTKKKKVKTTN
- the gtf2h3 gene encoding general transcription factor IIH subunit 3 isoform X1; this encodes MASDDEINVLVLVLDVNPVWWGQQAQREPKFTLSTCLDALMVLANAHLVMSRTNKLAVIANLYQESHFLYPSKQWRSGEDISASTDGKYELLSATNDLFAEEIRKLMERTEVSGTQTDTLLAVSLSRALCYIHRVSKDVQAGQEVKSRILVIKASEDSTLQYMNFMNVIFAAQKKNILIDACVLDSDSGLLQQACDITGGLYLRIPQKIALAQYLLWVFLPDADQRSQLLLPPPVHVDYRAACFCHRNLIEIGYVCSVCLSIFCNFSPICTTCETAFKMPLPQVAKTKKKKVKTTN
- the eif2b1 gene encoding translation initiation factor eIF-2B subunit alpha, which codes for MEERELVEYFRTQIGEDPDVASAVAAIRSLLEFLKRDQSETILGLRENMTQAILRLQETDSSVAVSSGGELFLRFISLTSLEHPDLSQCKNVMIERGELFLKKISLSRGKVGKLCHTFIKDGAKILTHSSSRVVLKVLENAAADHKRFTVYVTESQPDSAGELMAQKLRKLNIPVTVVLDAAVGYIMEKVDLVIVGAEGVVESGGVINKIGTYQMAVCSKAHNKPFYVVAESFKFVRLYPLNQQDVPDRFKYKADVLKTAEDLNQEHPMIDYTPPSLITLLFTDLGVLTPSAVSDELIKLYL